A single window of Nicotiana sylvestris chromosome 3, ASM39365v2, whole genome shotgun sequence DNA harbors:
- the LOC104244389 gene encoding uncharacterized protein, with the protein MDLNYCEPPTLFPSQGEATLEGNNGNPFLDSFPDPLCKLNLKETSDFVKSLPTASNNGVESRGFIKKEGGISSVTRRNMDAPSTPGRPIFSFSVGNFSRKNFPSKWDDAEKWLVNGSPASHHQHYGLKPTLESSKLSKQCNNGFKLKEAENVFAEKNRVIDEKVSKVASDFQVSLPLNHHHISAGASNTIPSATDVFLKDKFTDEVESIYPKFRYLEPTKEGFLFENGAGKSMKEATTEVIHEVKHRDIGTEMTPIGSSTTSRCHTPFKSPSPARHNTPADRSGPLDLPSSGSDSTVDIMQLQECHLAKLQLGTQFDSVTTNWSSREEEEEDISKSLRHFEINNECRKSVSESKMRSWEEEEKNKCCLRYQREEAKIQAWINLQNAKAEAQSKKLEVKIQRMRSNLEEKLMKRMAVVHRKAEEWRTTAHLQHKEQIEKVADQARKMMLTRQNSHLSTAQTSCGCLPCRNHHI; encoded by the exons ATGGATCTTAACTACTGTGAACCTCCAACTCTGTTTCCATCTCAAGGG GAAGCAACATTAGAAGGGAACAATGGGAACCCATTCTTGGATAGTTTTCCTGACCCACTATGTAAACTTAATCTAAAGGAGACTTCTGATTTTGTAAAGTCATTGCCAACAGCAAGCAATAATGGAGTTGAAAGCAGAGGGTTTATAAAAAAGGAGGGAGGAATAAGTTCAGTGACAAGGAGGAATATGGATGCTCCTTCAACACCGGGTCGACCCATTTTCAGTTtcagtgttgggaatttttcaagAAAGAATTTCCCTTCAAAATGGGATGATGCTGAGAAATGGCTTGTTAATGGAAGCCCTGCTTCTCATCATCAACATTATGGCTTAAAGCCAACATTAGAATCTTCAAAACTGTCAAAGCAGTGTAATAATGGGTTCAAGCTAAAAGAAGCTGAAAATGTGTTTGCAGAAAAAAACAGAGTTATAGATgaaaaggtatcaaaagtggctTCAGATTTTCAGGTTTCTTTACCTTTAAACCATCACCATATTTCTGCCGGAGCTTCCAATACTATTCCTTCTGCAACAGATGTTTTTCTAAAAG ATAAGTTCACAGATGAGGTGGAATCAATTTATCCCAAATTTAGGTACTTAGAACCTACAAAAGaaggatttttgtttgaaaatgGGGCAGGAAAATCAATGAAAGAAGCAACAACAGAGGTAATTCATGAGGTTAAACACAGAGATATTGGTACAGAAATGACTCCAATTGGCAGCTCTACTACTTCAAGATGTCACACTCCATTCAAGAGCCCGTCACCTGCTCGACACAATACCCCTGCCGATAGATCTGGTCCATTGGATTTACCAAGTTCTGGTTCTGATAGCACAGTTGATATAATGCAATTGCAAGAGTGTCATTTAGCAAAATTGCAGTTGGGGACACAATTTGACTCTGTTACGACTAATTGGAGTTCGAgggaagaagaggaggaggataTATCGAAGAGTTTGAGACATTTTGAGATAAATAATGAATGCAGAAAGAGTGTCTCAGAGTCCAAAATGCGTTCgtgggaagaagaagagaagaataaATGCTGCCTCAG GTATCAAAGAGAAGAAGCAAAAATTCAGGCCTGGATAAACCTCCAAAATGCAAAAGCAGAAGCTCAATCAAAAAAACTTGAG GTGAAAATCCAGAGGATGAGATCAAATTTGGAAGAGAAGTTAATGAAAAGAATGGCGGTTGTTCATCGAAAAGCCGAAGAATGGAGAACTACAGCTCATCTTCAACACAAGGAACAAATAGAAAAGGTAGCTGACCAAGCACGGAAGATGATGTTGACAAGGCAAAACTCACATTTATCTACTGCCCAAACTTCGTGTGGTTGTTTGCCATGTCGTAACCATCATATTTAA